A window from Urocitellus parryii isolate mUroPar1 chromosome 1, mUroPar1.hap1, whole genome shotgun sequence encodes these proteins:
- the LOC144253507 gene encoding transmembrane protein 185B, with product MNPRGLFQDFNPSKFLIYACLLLFSVLLPLRLDGIIQWSYWAVFAPIWLWKLLVIAGASVGAGVWARNPRYRTEGEACVEFKAMLIAVGIHLLLLMFEVLVCDRVERGTHFWLLVFMPLFFVSPVSVAACVWGFRHDRSLELEILCSVNILQFIFIALRLDRIIHWPWLVVFVPLWILMSFLCLVVLYYIVWSLLFLRSLDVVAEQRRTHVTMAISWITIVVPLLTFEVLLVHRLDGHNTFSYISIFVPLWLSLITLMATTFRRKGGNHWWFGIRRDFCQFLLEIFPFLREYGNISYDLHHEDSEDAEETSGPEAPKIAPMFGKKARVVITQSPGKYVPPPPKLNIDMPD from the coding sequence ATGAACCCCAGGGGCCTGTTCCAGGACTTCAACCCGAGTAAGTTCCTAATCTACGCCTGCCTGCTGCTCTTCTCCGTGCTGCTGCCCCTCCGTCTGGACGGCATCATCCAGTGGAGCTACTGGGCCGTCTTCGCCCCCATATGGCTGTGGAAGCTCCTGGTCATCGCGGGCGCCTCGGTGGGCGCTGGCGTTTGGGCCCGCAACCCTCGCTACCGCACCGAGGGGGAGGCCTGCGTAGAGTTCAAAGCCATGCTGATCGCCGTAGGCATCCACCTGCTGCTGCTCATGTTCGAAGTCCTAGTCTGTGACCGTGTGGAGAGAGGGACCCACTTCTGGCTGCTGGTCTTCATGCCACTCTTCTTCGTCTCCCCGGTGTCTGTGGCCGCCTGCGTCTGGGGCTTCCGACACGATAGGTCGCTGGAGCTGGAGATCTTGTGCTCAGTCAACATCCTGCAGTTCATCTTTATTGCCTTGAGGCTGGACAGGATTATCCACTGGCCGTGGCTGGTGGTGTTCGTCCCCCTGTGGATCCTCATGTCGTTTCTTTGTCTGGTCGTCCTGTATTACATCGTCTGGTCCCTTCTGTTCCTGCGATCCCTGGATGTGGTAGCCGAACAGAGAAGAACTCATGTCACCATGGCCATCAGCTGGATAACGATTGTGGTGCCTCTGCTCACTTTTGAGGTCCTACTGGTTCACAGATTGGATGGGCACAACACATTCTCTTACATCTCCATCTTTGTCCCCCTTTGGCTCTCGTTAATAACTTTGATGGCTACAACGTTTAGGCGAAAAGGAGGCAATCATTGGTGGTTTGGTATTCGCAGAGATTTCTGTCAGTTTCTGCTtgaaattttcccatttttaagagAATATGGGAACATTTCATATGATCTCCATCATGAAGATAGCGAAGATGCTGAGGAAACATCCGGTCCAGAAGCTCCAAAAATTGCTCCAATGTTTGGAAAGAAGGCCAGGGTGGTTATAACACAGAGCCCTGGAAAATATGTTCCTCCACCCCCCAAGTTAAATATTGATATGCCAGACTAA